The DNA sequence tccgtgttgcccagcgacagccccaaaacatcactgctctagaggagatctgcatggaggaatgggccaaaataccagcaacagtgtgtgaaaaccttgtgaagacttacagaaaacgtttgacctgtgtcattgccaacaaagggtatataacaaagtattgagaaacttttgttattgaccaaatacttattttccaccataatttgcaaataaattcattaaaaatcctacaatgtgattttctggattttttttcctcattttgtctgtcatagttgacgtgtacctatgatgaaaattacaggcctctctcatctttttaagtgggagaacttgcacaattggtggctgactaaatacttttttcccccattgtataTTTTAACTGTattgtgatgtcttacaaaagttctgaacctttctattctcattgtttctacagattgtgaattgaaaataaacatttttgttaaaagtattattatgttattgatcgattgactatgacttttcagatcacccggTAATGCTATCTgtaaggttagctccaggtaaataatGCAATCCgttatcccccatataaataacattctattggtagcaagaattgtatataataattttaattgaaagattctaagttttgaatccggtgtcgttttgcgtatcagttcataaacactatgccatgggatcggttcgtcaaaaatctcttcccaactattttgcaatctatatgggatggctgtcaatcctttggtctttaaattaaactgatatatttatttatttatcacagttttccttaaccaattatgttctttaatgcaaggccaacagacaagttcattactttctcccccttccactttcctcttccatttttgcggtaaggctgcaattatttggttgtaatgttgggtagagcagacatttccatatgtttttgttagctgcatgtgcgacataacgccaccagatgatatcatttacgaagattatacctttttaaacattttgttaaaaaaaacgtttttttgtcaattagtatatttgagtttaaccacaatatttgttgcattatttgttctgtcatttctggaggattaaattgaaattgcaaccaactttctatggcttgttttagaaatagtgatatttgggagatgatctccttttcaaataactgaaagtgagtggttgtaatttgaataaagggaaaaaggccattcttgaacattgggtgagacaatcttactaatttgctagagaaccagttcggatttaagtataacttttgtatgactgaagcttttagtgataggtctaatgctttaatatttaatcatttctgtcctctgaattcatttcattatataaataggcccgtttaaattttgtctggcttgccgtttcaaattaaattgaatatttttttctcatataatttaaaaaactgttcgctaggcgtaggcaagaccataagcaaataggtaaactgggataatacaaaagagttaatcagggtgatttttccacaaattgacaggtatttacctttccatggtagcaagatcttatctatttttgctaactttctattaaaatgtattgaagtgagatcatttatttcctttgggatatgtattccgagtatatccacatcaccatcagtccattttattggtaaactacatggtaatgtaaaaaaaataatttggttgtgatccaatacataatatagtacatttgtcataatttggttgtaatccagagaggttagaaaatgtatctaaatCCTATAtaaggcaaaacccttgttggcaatcacagaggtcagacgtttcttgtagttggccaccaggtttgcacacatctcaggagggatttagtcccactcctctttgcagatcttccccAAGTCATTacgttttcgaggctgacgtttggcaactcgaacctttagctccctccacagattttctatgggattaaggactggagactggctaggccactccaggaccttaatgtgcttcttcttgagccactcctttgttgccttggccgtgtgttttgagtcattgtcatgctggaatacccatccacgacccattttcaatgccctggctgagggaaggaggttctcacccaagatttgacggtacatggccccgtccatcgtccctttgatgcggtgaagttgtcctgtccccttagcagaaaaatacccccaaagcataatgtttccacctccatgtttgacggtggggatggtgttcttggggtcataggcagcattcctcctcctccaaacatggcgagttgagttgatgccaaagagctcgattttggtctcatctgaccacaacactttcacccagttctcctctgaatcattcagatgttcattggcaaacttcagacggccctgtatatgtgctttcttgagcagggggaccttgcgggcgctgcaggatttcagtccttcacggcgtagtgtgttaccaattgtttttttggtgtctatggtcccagctgccttgagatcattgacaagatcctcctgtgtagttctgggctgattcctcaccgttctcatgatctttgcaactccacgaggtgagatcttgcatggagccccaggccgagggagattgacagttcttttgtgtttcttccatttgcgaataatcgcaccaactgttgtcaccttctcaccaagctgcttggcgatggtcttgtagcccattccagccttgtgtaggtctacaatcttgtccctgacatccttggagagctctttggtcctggccatggtggagagtttggaatctgattgattgattgcttctgtggacaggtgtcttttatactgagattaggagcactccctttaagagtgtgctcctaatctcagctcgttacctctataaaagacacctgggagccagaaacctttctgattgagagggggtcaaatacttatttccctcattaaaatgcaaatcaatttataacatttttgacatgcgtttttctggatttttttgttgttattctgtccctcattgttcaaataaacctaccattaaaattatagactgatcatttctttgtcagtgggcaaacatacaaaatcagcaggggatcaaatacttttttccctctgtataaatatatacatacactacaagtcaaaagtttggacacacctactcgttcaagggttttcctttatttttactgttttttacattgtagaataatagtgaagacatcaaaactattaaataacacatatggaataatgtagtaaacaaaaaagtgttaaaaaatctaaatatattttatatttgagaatttcaaatagccaccctttgccttgatgacagctttgcacactcttggcattctctcaaccagcttcacctggaatgcttttccaacagtcttgaaggagttcccacatatgctgagcacttgttggctggttttccttcactctgcggtccgactcatcccaaaccatctcaattgggttgagatcgggggattgtggccaggtcatctgatgcagcactccgtcactctcttcttggtaaaatagcccttacacagcctggaggtgtgttcggtcattgtcgatttgaaaaacaaatgatagtcccaataagcccaaaacaggtgggatggcgtatcgctgtagaatgctctggtagccatgctggttaagtgtgccttgaattctaaataaatcacagacagtgtcaccagcaaagcacccccacaccataacacctcctcctccatgctttacggtgggaaatacacttgcagagatcatctgttcacccacaccgcgtctcacaaagacacagcagttggaaccaaagaccaaatttccaccggtctaatgtccattgctcgtgtttcttggcccaagcaggtctcttgttcttattggtgtcttttagtagtggtttctttgcagcaattcgaccatgaaggcctgattcacacagtctcctctgaacagttgatattgagatgtgtctgttacttgaacactgtgaagcatctatttggactgcaatttctgaggctggtaactctaattaacttatcctctgcagcgactgcacttgaagaaactttcaaagttctggaAATgtcccgtattgactgaccttcatgtcttaaagtaatgatgcactctttgcttatttgagctgttcttgccttaatatggacttggtattttaacAAATAAGgcttctgtatatatatatatatatatatatatacagtatattccacactatgaggttggaataatactgtgaaattgtgaaaattatgatgatgcccttttagtgtaagagctgtttgaaaagaccacctgaaatttctgcctgttttggttggatggagttttggcctacctggtgacatcaccaggcgttAAATGAGTTAAAATACCAACAAGAAAGAGAGTtcaaaacctctctgccaataacagctaattttcagttttcccctccccactcccagACAGTGCTAGCAacattattgcttgagaaattgctcattgctatttctttctttttgaccatttaattgaaaacaatcacagtaaggttcttaattgttacccaaaaatgatttgataatgagataaaaacggctgcattggacctttaaaataACGAAGGCTATTTAAAGTGGGCGTCATCAGGGAATATATTGGCGACAACATATCTTTATCCCCATAATGTTTTTAGATTGGAGCTGATAATCCTACTTTAAAATTAGTGCACTGCAAGCCTACTTGAGATGAATTCAGTATTTATATGTTTAATAAATAGCCACATGATGGCGCTAAAAGCCCATACATTCTCAGAGGTGTAGACACCAGTGTCCTGTCGAATCAATGACAAAAAGAATTGGCAAGAAAAAAATTATTAATCTGGATTTAGTCTGAAATACAAAGCCTATCTGAAAACGCATGTTATTACATTTGAAACATTCCACAAAATGTTTAATGAATTGCGCCTTGGCATATTCAGTTAGGATTAGACAATGTGTTGGGTTCACAAGATAACATTTCGAAAGGGAAGCCTCAGACTACATCAATCATCGTGAATTATGATTAGGCCTTTTTAGACCACTTCATTGGTGGATTAATAGTAGTCAATTGTAGTGGTTATTGATATTATTCaggttgttgatgttgttgacaCAGTTGATGTGCgaagcagacacagacacagcaccAAACGGTCCCGGGGGTTGGAGGTTGTGATTGTGGTAGAGAGTGTGTGGCGACCCCGGCCAATAGGAGAATCCGGACGGACCAACGCCTGGACCAACAAGGCTTAGCTTGGAAATCCCTGAAAAAGGAATGGGGGCAAAATTACTCTGGAATGTATAAAGAGCTTGCTCGGTTGTTGACGGTTGACACACCTGGGCCAAGCCGTGAAAGTCGAACTTATAAGCATATCTCTTCCCATGGACCTTTGTCATTATGTTTTTGTCATAGTAGTAACGCAGTGCACGGCTGAGTTTGTCATAGTTCATGTTGGGCTTGCTTTTGCGGTCGCCCCATCGCCGGGCCACCTCATCTGGGTCAATTAGCTTGAATTCTCCGTTTGTCCCTTCCCAGGTGATGCAGGACATGTTTGCGCTGTCTGACAAGAGTTCGAGGAGAAACTGCCATAGCTGAATCTGTCCACTACCTATTCAAAATAACATATAATAGACATTTGTGAAGCGAAAATAAGGGGGAAATAAGCATTTATTTTATAGGCAATCTGGAAAACAAATGTCACTTGGTTTCCAAAATAAATAGAGAATTACGCATAGAATAACATGTTGATACCCTATCAGTTGGACAACAATTGCCTCAATGTCTATGTCTTGCAAAAACAAAATCACGAAAGAAAAGTATTTGTCTAAAAAGCATGCCTCGTGCACAAACAACACAATCATGCATGCACAATCATGAAGAAAAAAAGGGTTAATTGGTGTTCTTTCAGCTGATTAATGATCTCTAATCAAATCAATAATAGTGCTTCTATTGACTCTACAATATTAaaagaaaatatataataatatataaaagTAATAAAAATGCTCGGAATGCATACTGGTTTGAAATGCAGATAATAAataaacatttcaaaatgttcttacctttttgcactCCTGTATTTATGGGACTCCAGGATCCACTTTTGCTTTCTTTCAACAGATTTTCTGTTGGATCTGCAATAGAAATAGAACGGTCACTAACACAAATACATATGTTATTAAAACAATATTAGTATAAAATGTAAACTAAAATAAATATTAATTGCAAAGGTATATGTTAAAAACACAATTCACATTTGGATAATTCTATAGGCTATAACCTTATTCCTTGTTGAAATATTTCCATTCCAGATTGAAAATATTATAAAGGCATTTAAAAGCTATGATTCTATCTCATAAACGAGTCTCTCTAACTAATGCTCTATTTTCTCATATTTGTGTTTTTTCCTCCAAGCTTCAAAGCCGAAGTCAGGAAACGCGTTCAGGAAAGAGGATATCCGATTTCCGACAAAAGAGGAGAAGTGTTTCAGATTGAAAAGGCAGAGCAAACGCTAGCTGGAAGCAGCATCACTACCCGAGGACTAAAGACTAATTTCCCTCATCTGAATATAAAGCAATAATATTGATAATTTCAAGTACAAAAGCACGAACCTGAGAGATACATGTTAAACATAAGGTTTCCTCCGCAGTTCTGTCTCATTGTAGATGTTGTTCAAGAAAGGGTTGGATTTCATTCTGGTAAAGATTTGTATTAAACTTTAtctcataactgtgatctgggataAATGTGGGACAGATTGAAGTTTCCAGGCAACTGTCACAAACCCCATCTCTGATACAATATTCAGACAGCAATTTCCTCTGGTGCATTGCTTTAATTAAAATAGCAATTTACCTCTGTCATCCCTCCCCGGTCTCCGCAATAAAAAGAAGCCGAGAGAAATTCGGTCTTATCAATCCACCATCAGGGTTTAATAAAGTTTCCGCGTTAAGATCAGAGTTTCTATGGAGAATTTAAGTGTATGACATGGAAGCCAGTTCAGATCCTCTCTCTTTTCCGCCTCTTAACCTCTTTGCAAACACAAAGGCCTATTTCATGTTGGAAAATAATATTTACCTTAAAAACACGCCTCAATGCACCTGGGAAAACAAGAACATTTTATCCCGACCTTCTGTTTATAGGTATAAGGCTATATACAATCTTCGTGTAACGAGGTTGTAAATCTACAACCATGTCTTATAGGCTATGATGTTTATTGATGTAAAGCCATGACAGAACAATTCACTATTAATTCAAAGCAATCCTTCCAAGACATTGTCCAAGTTATACCGCACAAGTCCCCATCCCCCAAATAccattaatatgccatttagcagactcttttatccaaagcgacttacagtcatgctcgcataaatttttttgtgtatgggtggtcccggggatcgaacccactaccttggcgttacaagggccatgctctaccagctgagctacagaggaccattaataatagcataataataacaacaataggcctaataataatatcaataataataatgataaacaATAATACAGAGGCTCagtataataataacaataataataacaataataataataataataataataataataataataataataataataataataatgtatttgcTCCCCCCCTTGAAACACAATAACTGCCTGCCTCTATTAAGTAAGCCTAAGGAATATGTAGAAGATACATTGTGGGTAGATAACATTCATGAGATTAGCTGTGAAAATATTCAGTGAGTATGTGCATTAAAAAGACAATGACAGTCAAACAGTATTTAAGGTTAAAAAAACGTTTATTAGTTGGCATATAACATGGACATGCAAAATGTACAGCAAATTGTATATTTTGTATAGGCCTGCATTCTAAAAGGTTTTCCACTGCTTACACCAACTCAATAGTAGGCCTAAAGGCATTTCTAATCACAACACATGGTAATAATTAAATAGACATAATTAACATTACAATTTCGATCACAATACACATTATGGATCGAATCCAAACTTGATCAAGCCTAGCTTACGCGTGCGTAATTGAATTTCGCATTAATTCAAGGAAAGATTTTAACGAAAATTCCATAGTTAGGCACGCGGATATCAAGTTATGATTAGTTGCCCGGGGGAGGGGGGGTGATAACAGGATATAAGACCTAAGAGTAGGCCTATATTTGTGACTGCTAAGCAAGGCTAGGCCTGTATGACTCATGGAGTAGGCTATAACTCCACGTCCCCACCACGCCACTCCCTCCCCACCAGTTCTgccgctgccgctgctgctgctgtgttcTGAAGAGTGGTCTCTGGCGTCCCAGACTTGCTTTAGCTGCCTGAGTCTTTAAATAGGTCGCAGGCAACTTAAAACAAGCCTCGAATGCTAGATAATTTATGAAAGGTTTGAATTAAATATTATTGGCCCATGCTGGCGTCTATAGACCACTCGAAGTTTTAGTTTCAGTTTTGGTGTCCAATATCGATTTTTGCAGTTTCACCttaatatttgcccattattaaaACAAATTATATAAAACACTTCAGGTCGAATCATAATTTGACACCTGCGCGGGTAAATCGGTATAATGTCAATGGGAGTTATGCGAGTTATGCGCGCAAATCTCAAATTAGGATTTCAACCTTCAATAACACTATATATTATGCGTACTGACTGTAACATAATCCCATACAAATACATTTAGAAGTCTATATAGCTGATCACAAAATGAGTACATCCTATTTTCGCAAAGATTAGACCAATGGTGAGTATCCAAGTGTCTTACCTCCTGCATTTAAAATAATTCCCAGCTGGTTCACAGGCACAGAGAGTGCTAGTCTACCTAAAAACGTTTATATCGTCTCTTATCGTTGGACTGACCTTTTATTCGGGATTGAAACCCCAACCTACGCTACCCTATTCTCCTCACCATCCGAAACGTCTGGCCAGCTCCTCTTCACTGTGCAGCCGTTTTAATCAGTCTAGACAGAAATTTGTATTTGAGAAAGGTGTGTATAGTTGAACATTTATTAAAATATCCTGGACTGGGTGTGGGACTCTGTGAGATGACTTGGCAAACAGAGGATTCAAAGCAACGGATTCAAAGCAGGATGTAGCAAGTGTTACTTAAAAAGTGATCCGGTTCAAGAAAACATGCATTTATTATCCAACCATAACCTGGCAGACTTATTAGCAGCATTATGCAATGGCAGTCCCAACTATACATAGTAGGTCTATACCTGCTTCCCCCCTATTTCTATAGTTTATTTGTTGGTAAATGAGTTTGTCATGGCCATAGTAACTAGTAACACTGACAGGTCAGCACCTTGGACAGCTCACATGGTCTGGCAGCACTTTGCCTCGCCTTGGGCCAGGTTTAGAGAGTTGCAAGTCAAATCCAGAGTATGCTTCCAGGGCCATAGCTACATATGAGGACACAGAGGTCCTGACCatggtaaaaaattaaataattaaattggGGGGGTCTCAACTTAaggttgagagttagaatagaatACACAAAGTGCAATTTCGAaacttggttgtgcatcagcagtttctctCTTGTTATGCCTATTTCACTCACTGACAGTCAcatcaattagcccatgtcagttaAAACATTTtggattggtaaattagtctagccaccTATCTAAACTTGCATGGTAAATTACTGACCTGGCATGCAGGgcatgtgcccaggggccctgacctccaggggcccccccacttattttgttagtcactctcactcagatatcatattaacatggcataagtcatggcgaAATTTGTAGAATATCATGAAATTAGCttttaaactgcaaaaatgtctccccaccccatggcaaaatgtgtagaattataGGAAAtaagctgtaaaactgcaacaagAAAAAAGTTCTGCAAAGCAAACGTATTTGTTTACCTTTTGTTAATAACATAATTTGTCTGCTAACAGATCCCTCTGTACATATTCAATTATAGTTTTTAATCCCGGTGCTGAGCTAATGTGAGTTAATGTGTAGTGGCTAATTGTATAGCCACTAGGCTATGGGTTTGTAGATCGACCGAGGTGAATGAACCTATAGCAACCAatgtgataatggctggggtaatttttgcttgtttttgctctTCTCCGGACCACACTAAAACTCAGAACCTGGCTACGGCCCTGCTGCCTTCGTTCATTGATATGATTGTTGTTGAGTGCTACACATAATGTTATTTCAAGGCATAAGTACAGAAACAAAGTTGATTAATTTTTTATTCTTTAGTTTTATTGACAGCTTTAGGATAGATACGCATTATTTTACATCAGATAGCGCAATGATTCCACCAGCACTGATTGAGGGTTCCCACTAGATGGGCCAGCAGcgaagtcaaaattggctatatcataaaaatgtatgaaaaaaacatttagctttttggtcttaatttaagattagggttaggcataaggttagcagtgtggttaagtttaGGGGTAAGATAGGTTTCAAATCAGTTTTGAAGAAGAGAAATAGCTGGCCCAGATATTGGGCACGTTTGAATGGTAAGGCTAAGCAACTGACTGTAGACGAAAGTCGAGGAGAGAAGTCGGGGGAGGTGCAAGTCGGACActaatgtggttttccaacagcaaggctcagatcaacatgaCAGTGTTGCCAGTGTTGCCAGTGATGCCAGTGTTGCCAGTGTTGCAAGTGTTGCGCTTTCGagcggatcacttttgtcaagttgTGACCATCGTTGGTCTCCGCCTTCCAAagtgttgcattatggggataaaAATAGTCAGACTTGCATCTACATGACGACGGCATGAACTTGACAAAAACCATctgatcaaaggtcatgaaattttgactgcagtcgactgcaagtttctgcagttgctcttccccaacttcatcctgcagccaCCACCTGCATTGTGGGAagctctattgtcaaccaatcattagggagtttttgtttgacccacgcAAACGTGACCAAAGACGTGACTGAAGCAGGAACCAACTCTGCCAcaatacatgtacagtgccttcagaaagtattcattccccttgatttatttcacattttgtt is a window from the Coregonus clupeaformis isolate EN_2021a chromosome 23, ASM2061545v1, whole genome shotgun sequence genome containing:
- the LOC121536231 gene encoding protein FEV-like, with protein sequence MRQNCGGNLMFNMYLSDPTENLLKESKSGSWSPINTGVQKGSGQIQLWQFLLELLSDSANMSCITWEGTNGEFKLIDPDEVARRWGDRKSKPNMNYDKLSRALRYYYDKNIMTKVHGKRYAYKFDFHGLAQVCQPSTTEQALYTFQSNFAPIPFSGISKLSLVGPGVGPSGFSYWPGSPHTLYHNHNLQPPGPFGAVSVSASHINCVNNINNLNNINNHYN